The Micromonospora sp. Llam0 genome contains a region encoding:
- a CDS encoding sigma-70 family RNA polymerase sigma factor has translation MMRALHEEHGDALFAHALRLAGGDRQRAEDLVQETLLRAWRHPESLDPERGSVRAWLFTTARNLAIDAWRRRSVRVGEVVTDELPEPPPAVDEADRAVEAWTVAEALGRLSQPHREVLIECFYRGRSVSEAAARLGVPPGTVKSRTHYALRSLRLVLEEMGVTQ, from the coding sequence CTGATGCGCGCGTTGCACGAAGAGCACGGTGACGCGCTCTTCGCCCATGCGCTGCGGCTGGCCGGTGGCGACCGGCAGCGGGCCGAGGACCTGGTCCAGGAGACGCTGCTGCGGGCCTGGCGACATCCCGAGTCGCTGGACCCGGAGCGGGGATCCGTACGGGCCTGGCTGTTCACCACGGCTCGGAACCTCGCGATTGACGCCTGGCGTCGACGCAGTGTCCGGGTCGGCGAGGTGGTCACCGACGAACTGCCGGAACCACCACCAGCGGTGGACGAGGCGGACCGTGCCGTGGAGGCGTGGACCGTCGCCGAAGCCCTCGGCCGGCTCTCCCAACCGCACCGGGAAGTGCTGATCGAGTGCTTCTACCGGGGGCGTTCGGTATCGGAGGCGGCGGCCAGGCTCGGTGTTCCGCCGGGTACCGTGAAGTCACGGACACATTACGCACTGCGCTCGTTGCGGCTGGTGCTGGAGGAGATGGGGGTGACCCAGTGA
- a CDS encoding polyprenyl synthetase family protein: MVGGVVRTADGSSFASGAGAVTSIGIDIVDPQLQASIAGILADVEAELRDSVFSADPFVTEAARHLVEAGGKRFRPLLVALGAHFGDPAAPLVVPAAVVMELTHLATLYHDDVMDEALVRRGAPSANSRWTNSVAILVGDYLFARAADLAADLGIEAVRLQARTFARLVHGQIAETVGPRDGEQSVNHYLKVIGDKTGSLIATSARFGGMFGGAAPEHVEALAGYGEIIGVAFQLSDDLLDIASDSAQSGKTPGTDLREGVHTLPVLYALGSDDGDAASRRLREILAAGPVTDDDLHAEALALLRESPALKRARETVRGYAEDARSRLAPLPPGPARQAMQSLCDFIADRTN, translated from the coding sequence ATGGTTGGGGGTGTGGTGAGGACGGCTGACGGCAGCTCCTTCGCGTCCGGCGCGGGAGCGGTGACCTCGATCGGGATCGACATCGTCGACCCGCAGCTGCAGGCGTCCATCGCCGGGATCCTGGCCGACGTCGAGGCCGAGCTGCGCGACAGCGTGTTCAGCGCCGACCCGTTCGTCACCGAGGCGGCCCGCCACCTGGTCGAGGCCGGTGGCAAGCGGTTCCGCCCGTTGCTGGTGGCGCTCGGTGCGCACTTCGGCGACCCGGCGGCACCGCTGGTGGTGCCGGCGGCGGTGGTGATGGAGCTGACCCATCTGGCGACGTTGTACCACGACGACGTGATGGACGAGGCGCTGGTGCGTCGTGGCGCACCGAGCGCCAACTCGCGGTGGACCAACTCGGTGGCGATCCTGGTCGGGGACTACCTGTTCGCGCGGGCCGCCGACCTCGCCGCGGATCTCGGCATCGAGGCGGTACGGCTGCAGGCCCGCACGTTCGCCCGGCTGGTGCACGGCCAGATCGCCGAGACGGTCGGCCCGCGTGACGGGGAGCAGTCGGTCAACCACTATCTGAAGGTGATCGGGGACAAGACCGGGTCGCTGATCGCGACCTCCGCGCGGTTCGGCGGGATGTTCGGCGGCGCGGCCCCGGAGCACGTCGAGGCCCTTGCCGGGTACGGCGAGATCATCGGGGTGGCGTTCCAGCTCTCCGACGACCTGCTCGACATCGCCTCGGACTCCGCCCAGTCGGGCAAGACACCCGGTACCGACCTGCGGGAGGGGGTGCACACGCTTCCGGTGCTCTACGCGCTCGGCTCGGATGACGGTGACGCCGCCTCCCGGCGACTGCGGGAGATCCTGGCCGCCGGCCCGGTCACCGACGACGATCTGCACGCCGAGGCGCTCGCCCTGCTGCGCGAGTCGCCGGCGCTGAAGCGGGCCCGGGAGACGGTGCGCGGCTACGCCGAGGACGCCCGGTCCCGGCTCGCGCCGCTGCCGCCCGGCCCGGCCCGGCAGGCGATGCAGTCGCTGTGCGATTTCATCGCCGACCGGACGAACTAG
- a CDS encoding IclR family transcriptional regulator → MRDPLAEPSDLIRSVSRALRVLEAVGRAPRGLTVKQIARRCELTVATTYHLVRTLAYEGYVIRREDGTYIVGLEVADRYRELVAAFRGPPAVGEALRRAAVETGYSHYLGRFVGAQVAVTASADGLRSPYLEDLVPGFDEGAHATALGKALLATLTPDQRFRYLKEFGMRPFTSATITTIEGFEADLAVGDRRGMHLEIGQYRQGLACAAVMVNADKDVERRVAIACALPAAEMMTSARVVRAKLLTAARAVAEAMTGPEHPGC, encoded by the coding sequence GTGCGCGACCCCTTGGCGGAACCTTCGGACCTCATCCGGAGCGTTTCACGGGCACTGCGTGTGCTCGAAGCGGTCGGACGTGCTCCGCGCGGACTGACCGTCAAACAGATTGCCCGGCGCTGCGAGCTGACCGTGGCGACCACGTACCACCTGGTGCGCACCCTGGCGTACGAGGGCTACGTGATCCGTCGCGAGGACGGCACCTACATCGTCGGCCTCGAGGTGGCCGACCGCTACCGCGAACTGGTCGCCGCGTTCCGCGGCCCGCCAGCGGTCGGTGAGGCGCTGCGCCGCGCAGCGGTGGAGACCGGCTACAGCCACTACCTCGGCCGCTTCGTCGGTGCCCAGGTGGCGGTGACCGCATCGGCTGACGGGCTGCGCTCGCCGTACCTTGAGGACCTGGTGCCCGGGTTCGACGAGGGGGCGCACGCCACCGCGCTGGGCAAGGCGCTGCTCGCCACCCTCACCCCCGACCAGCGGTTCCGCTACCTCAAAGAGTTCGGCATGCGGCCGTTCACCTCGGCCACGATCACCACCATCGAGGGCTTCGAAGCCGATCTCGCGGTCGGCGACCGGCGCGGCATGCACCTGGAGATCGGGCAGTACCGGCAGGGCCTCGCCTGCGCCGCGGTGATGGTCAACGCGGACAAGGACGTCGAGCGGCGGGTGGCGATCGCCTGCGCGTTGCCGGCGGCCGAGATGATGACCTCGGCCCGGGTGGTCCGTGCGAAACTGCTCACCGCCGCCCGGGCGGTCGCCGAGGCGATGACCGGCCCCGAGCATCCGGGCTGCTGA
- a CDS encoding phage holin family protein has translation MGFLKSLLIRLGSTALAFWLATLIIPGITLQTDAIGEAVVTLLFVSVIFGVVNAVLQPIIKTVGCGLYLLTLGLIAVVVNGLLFLLTGFIAGQLDLPFQVDGFWPAAVLGALLVGVVTWLLGLVLDRD, from the coding sequence AGTACGGCGTTGGCGTTCTGGCTGGCCACCCTGATCATTCCGGGCATCACGTTGCAGACCGACGCGATCGGCGAGGCGGTCGTCACGCTGCTGTTCGTGTCGGTCATCTTCGGCGTGGTGAACGCGGTGCTGCAGCCGATCATCAAGACCGTCGGGTGTGGCCTGTACCTGCTGACCCTCGGGCTGATCGCGGTGGTCGTCAACGGACTGCTGTTCCTGTTGACCGGATTCATCGCCGGCCAGCTCGACCTGCCGTTCCAGGTAGACGGTTTCTGGCCGGCCGCCGTGCTCGGGGCGCTGCTGGTCGGGGTGGTCACCTGGCTGCTGGGTCTGGTGCTGGACCGGGACTGA
- a CDS encoding anti-sigma factor: MRCDYAHDDGAYVLGALSPAERAAYEHHLAGCPSCRQAVADIAVLPGLLGRLDPAGFEQISDPPSTEPRLATLVDAAGRARRRGRRMRRWQTAGAALAAAGLAIVVGFGVGWVGAGGTPDTAPGSQLVAMQPVASQLPIHAEVGLQAAANGTEVTMRCWWEPTNPDGRPMDFELVAYDRDGAKQQVGSWAVSPGAEIVFTGATRFEHDQLERLELVRADGAAILAYQVG, encoded by the coding sequence GTGAGGTGTGACTACGCGCACGACGACGGCGCGTACGTCCTGGGTGCCCTGTCACCCGCCGAGCGAGCGGCGTACGAGCATCACCTCGCCGGCTGCCCGAGCTGCCGGCAGGCGGTCGCCGACATCGCGGTGCTGCCCGGTCTGCTCGGCCGGCTGGATCCAGCCGGCTTCGAGCAGATCAGCGACCCGCCGTCGACCGAGCCCCGGTTGGCCACCCTGGTCGACGCGGCGGGCCGGGCCCGCCGCCGGGGCCGGCGGATGCGCCGCTGGCAGACCGCCGGGGCGGCGCTGGCCGCCGCCGGTCTCGCGATCGTGGTCGGCTTCGGGGTCGGCTGGGTGGGTGCCGGCGGTACGCCGGATACCGCGCCCGGTTCCCAGCTCGTCGCGATGCAGCCGGTGGCTTCGCAGTTGCCGATCCACGCCGAGGTGGGTCTGCAGGCGGCGGCCAACGGCACCGAGGTCACCATGCGCTGCTGGTGGGAGCCGACCAACCCGGACGGCCGACCGATGGATTTCGAACTGGTCGCCTACGACCGGGACGGGGCCAAGCAGCAGGTCGGCTCGTGGGCGGTCAGCCCCGGAGCCGAGATCGTCTTCACCGGGGCTACCCGGTTCGAGCACGACCAGTTGGAACGGCTCGAACTGGTCCGTGCCGACGGCGCGGCGATCCTGGCGTACCAGGTTGGCTGA